From the Blastocatellia bacterium genome, one window contains:
- a CDS encoding bifunctional oligoribonuclease/PAP phosphatase NrnA, giving the protein MAKEKAEIQERVMLSKSEELKALLEEHRGERHIIAIQNFPDPDAISGAIAHQMISAEFGITTDIVYDGLISHQENLALVRLLDIDLTRYHTHMDLSVYKHSVFIDNQGTTTTLTSKLRDIGIKPLIIVDHHEKQAVIEAKFTDIRKINATATIYTEYIKDKLLNLDKSNPQHIKLATALMHGLRSETAGLIRAKEKDFLAAAFLSNYVEQSILSEILSVKRSRRVIDVIRAALENRMIRHNFSIAGIGFLRYEDRDAIPQTADFLLTEENIHTAVVYGIVGKDGEREVIIGSLRTSKVTLNPDTFLKNAFGKDWQGNYYGGGKYEAGGFEIPIGFLSGNFDEDFMKMKWKVYDSQVKRCIFEEIGVEKIDQVDE; this is encoded by the coding sequence TGCAATACAAAATTTTCCTGACCCTGATGCGATTTCTGGTGCTATTGCTCATCAAATGATTTCGGCAGAATTTGGTATTACTACAGATATTGTTTATGATGGGCTAATTTCTCATCAAGAAAATTTAGCACTAGTAAGACTCCTAGATATTGATTTAACTCGCTACCATACTCACATGGATTTATCAGTTTATAAGCACTCAGTATTTATTGACAATCAAGGCACTACAACAACTCTTACTAGTAAATTACGTGATATTGGAATCAAGCCGCTAATTATTGTTGATCACCATGAAAAACAAGCAGTTATTGAAGCTAAATTTACTGATATTCGTAAAATTAATGCTACAGCTACAATTTATACAGAATATATAAAAGATAAATTACTTAATTTAGATAAATCTAATCCTCAACATATTAAACTAGCAACAGCCCTAATGCATGGTTTACGTAGTGAAACAGCAGGATTGATTAGGGCAAAAGAAAAAGATTTTCTTGCTGCTGCTTTCTTAAGTAATTATGTGGAGCAATCTATATTGTCAGAAATTTTAAGTGTCAAACGCTCTCGCAGAGTTATTGATGTTATTCGAGCCGCTCTAGAAAACCGGATGATAAGACATAACTTTTCAATTGCTGGAATTGGATTTTTACGCTATGAAGATAGAGATGCAATTCCACAAACCGCAGACTTTCTATTAACAGAAGAAAATATTCACACAGCCGTAGTTTATGGAATTGTTGGAAAAGATGGGGAAAGAGAAGTAATTATTGGTAGTCTTCGGACATCTAAAGTTACATTAAATCCAGATACATTCTTAAAAAACGCTTTTGGTAAAGATTGGCAAGGAAATTACTATGGCGGCGGAAAATATGAAGCAGGTGGGTTTGAAATCCCCATAGGCTTTCTTTCAGGTAACTTTGATGAAGATTTTATGAAAATGAAGTGGAAAGTTTATGACTCTCAAGTTAAACGCTGTATTTTTGAAGAAATTGGTGTTGAAAAAATAGATCAAGTGGATGAATAA
- the rnc gene encoding ribonuclease III, which translates to MEKKSKLTSLTELEKRVAYEFNSPEILERALTHRSYANEHSTEDAKHNEALEFLGDSVLGFIVSFWIFEQFPQLDEGRLSKIKAYLVSSRTLARRAEALGLGQFLRLNRGEEKTGGRFKRTLLADAYEAIIAAIFLDGGLTAANSFVRRELYHDLKKLDIDDLSATDYKSALQEYLQAMNLPGPEYVVVDTFGPEHERIFQIELRLGQECVAKGTGPAIKAAHQQAAREALTKLKLIKLIN; encoded by the coding sequence ATGGAAAAAAAAAGTAAACTTACTAGTTTAACAGAACTAGAAAAGCGCGTTGCTTATGAATTTAACAGTCCTGAGATTTTAGAACGTGCGCTTACTCACCGTTCATATGCTAATGAACACTCAACAGAAGATGCTAAACATAATGAAGCTTTGGAATTTCTAGGAGATTCTGTATTAGGTTTTATTGTTAGCTTTTGGATTTTTGAGCAGTTTCCACAATTAGATGAAGGTAGATTATCAAAAATCAAGGCTTATTTAGTAAGTTCACGTACTTTAGCACGTCGAGCCGAAGCTTTAGGGCTAGGTCAATTTTTACGCCTAAACCGAGGTGAAGAAAAAACAGGCGGACGTTTTAAGAGAACTCTTTTAGCTGATGCTTATGAAGCTATTATTGCAGCTATTTTTTTAGATGGTGGTTTAACGGCTGCTAATAGTTTTGTTCGTAGAGAGCTTTATCATGACTTAAAGAAACTAGATATTGACGATCTTTCAGCAACCGATTATAAATCTGCTTTGCAAGAATACTTACAAGCAATGAACTTACCTGGCCCGGAATACGTTGTCGTCGATACATTTGGCCCTGAGCATGAAAGAATATTTCAAATAGAACTTCGTCTTGGTCAGGAATGTGTTGCTAAAGGAACAGGGCCTGCAATAAAAGCTGCACATCAACAAGCAGCACGAGAAGCATTAACTAAATTAAAACTTATTAAACTAATTAATTAA
- the lepB gene encoding signal peptidase I produces the protein MSTVEEKPLEPQTQPITTTPKDENSSQNAIKKGFFRDTFESLLVTVIMALFGMTFIVQAVKVPTGSMLNTILVGDHLLVNKFVFGQDGLMLDKFTPHRQIKRGDVIVFKYPNDPATNYVKRVIGLPGETIEIKGNSVFINGKELPEQFVLAKQPFDDSNAPLEILGQDEPKPDSAYKVYYSSDENEVEPDIEKVSAGQKFAVGAPFQIPPDHYFAMGDNRDNSQDSRYWGTVPRNYIVGRAWIVYYSVNLAKDEEGSTTSGNLLNDLFTRIRWNRTGTLIK, from the coding sequence ATGTCAACTGTGGAAGAAAAACCATTAGAACCACAAACCCAACCAATAACTACCACTCCTAAAGATGAAAATTCTTCCCAAAATGCAATAAAAAAAGGATTTTTTCGAGATACTTTTGAATCGCTACTTGTTACAGTCATTATGGCTCTGTTTGGCATGACTTTTATTGTACAGGCCGTAAAAGTGCCTACTGGATCAATGCTTAATACAATTTTAGTAGGAGATCACTTACTAGTAAATAAATTTGTTTTTGGTCAAGATGGTTTAATGTTGGATAAATTTACTCCACATCGTCAAATTAAACGAGGGGATGTAATAGTTTTTAAGTACCCTAATGATCCAGCTACAAATTATGTTAAACGTGTTATAGGTTTACCTGGAGAAACTATTGAAATAAAAGGCAATAGCGTTTTTATTAATGGTAAAGAACTGCCAGAACAGTTTGTTTTAGCTAAGCAACCCTTTGATGATTCTAATGCTCCATTAGAAATTCTTGGACAAGATGAGCCTAAACCAGACTCTGCTTATAAGGTATATTACTCAAGTGATGAGAATGAAGTAGAGCCAGATATAGAAAAAGTTTCAGCAGGACAAAAATTTGCTGTTGGCGCACCATTTCAAATCCCACCCGACCATTATTTTGCGATGGGAGATAATCGAGATAATAGTCAAGATAGTAGATATTGGGGTACTGTTCCAAGAAACTATATAGTTGGACGTGCATGGATTGTTTATTATTCTGTTAATTTAGCTAAAGATGAAGAAGGAAGCACCACTTCAGGCAATTTATTAAATGATCTATTTACTCGTATTAGATGGAATAGAACTGGTACTTTGATTAAGTAA